From Candidatus Cloacimonadota bacterium, one genomic window encodes:
- a CDS encoding T9SS type A sorting domain-containing protein: MKKSMMLVCLVVLVSLLLSDWDPGDGHKMHYPQLPDPNGWDVELLCDYISLADDWQCSETGPVDDIHLWISWEQDDVQTISFVSLAIYSDMPAPGQFGYSQPDEYLWGENFFVGDFTVRGPYFGDQGWFDPVENQAVRPDHQQYFQINIENISNPFTQIEGNIYWLNICINPIGVGWKSSLDTWNDTAVYWDNTYSRWMQLTTPEPYNEYLDLAFVIGGEPPTPVELSSFTAFYHDGTPTLNWTTQSESNNVGWNVYRSHNSNLNESFQVNSILIAGAGTSFEPTEYTFIDENDVETNSTYFYWIENRDASGNTNTHGPISLTIPNGENENPDAPDIEIYSIYNYPNPFSHNTEIGFSMKEAGNLEVTIYNSKGQMIKNLYKGHYAQENFRTSWDGEDSDGRKVSSGIYMYVIQTDKNTYSGKMILIK; the protein is encoded by the coding sequence ATGAAAAAATCAATGATGTTAGTTTGTTTAGTAGTTTTGGTAAGTTTGTTATTATCTGATTGGGATCCGGGTGACGGACACAAAATGCATTATCCGCAACTACCGGATCCAAATGGTTGGGATGTTGAACTTTTATGCGATTATATTTCTTTAGCCGATGATTGGCAATGCAGCGAAACTGGTCCTGTTGATGACATTCATCTCTGGATTTCATGGGAACAGGATGATGTTCAAACAATAAGTTTTGTCAGTTTAGCTATCTATTCAGATATGCCAGCACCAGGTCAATTTGGCTATAGCCAACCTGATGAATATCTTTGGGGTGAAAATTTCTTTGTAGGTGATTTCACTGTTAGAGGACCTTATTTTGGCGATCAAGGTTGGTTTGATCCGGTAGAAAATCAAGCGGTAAGACCAGATCATCAGCAATATTTTCAAATCAATATTGAAAATATTTCAAATCCATTCACACAAATTGAAGGAAACATTTACTGGTTGAATATCTGTATTAATCCTATCGGTGTCGGATGGAAATCATCTTTAGATACATGGAATGATACAGCCGTATATTGGGATAATACTTATTCCAGATGGATGCAATTAACGACACCGGAACCTTATAACGAATATCTCGATCTGGCTTTTGTTATTGGAGGAGAACCTCCCACTCCAGTTGAGCTATCCTCTTTCACTGCTTTCTATCATGACGGAACTCCAACCCTGAACTGGACAACTCAATCCGAATCCAATAATGTCGGTTGGAATGTTTATCGTTCCCATAATAGTAATTTGAATGAATCATTTCAAGTTAATTCAATCTTGATTGCAGGAGCAGGAACATCATTCGAACCAACGGAATATACTTTTATCGACGAAAATGATGTTGAAACAAATTCTACTTATTTCTATTGGATAGAAAATCGTGATGCTTCCGGAAATACAAATACACACGGACCAATATCCTTAACTATCCCAAATGGTGAAAATGAAAATCCGGATGCTCCGGATATAGAAATATACAGCATCTACAATTATCCGAATCCATTCTCTCATAACACCGAGATCGGATTTTCAATGAAAGAAGCAGGAAATCTCGAAGTTACAATCTACAATTCCAAAGGTCAAATGATAAAGAATTTATACAAAGGTCATTACGCTCAAGAGAACTTTAGA